The Methanomethylovorans hollandica DSM 15978 genome includes a region encoding these proteins:
- a CDS encoding ArsR/SmtB family transcription factor — translation MQETKEADNNSDKVLVLPLNENSKKITQALSNEKALKMLEMLADKPMSATTLSETMGLPLTTIKYNLDSLIEADLIKVKETKWSQKGREIKIYEPVQKLIVVVPGTKNVDRSSIMGMLKKYLGLFMGAVFAATGIEFLARRIGLSPSTNNYPASLEKAAMKSGEYGTSFNESLHPRIGVADQANIADETSPMLSTMISNDSSEATIAGSGQAVNAPQVIPSEGLTTYMNTTESNTTDLNSNIIPVQSPPVEDATVLTGTSSGLIPPDLLAHVSIWFFFGCLFVIIFMLMREVYYRKKVV, via the coding sequence ATGCAAGAAACAAAGGAAGCAGACAATAATTCCGACAAAGTGCTGGTCTTACCCCTTAATGAGAATTCTAAAAAGATAACACAGGCTCTCTCTAATGAAAAAGCTCTCAAGATGCTGGAGATGCTGGCAGACAAACCCATGTCTGCCACAACGTTATCTGAAACGATGGGTCTGCCCCTTACAACTATTAAATATAATCTAGATAGCCTTATCGAAGCTGATCTCATTAAGGTAAAAGAAACAAAATGGAGCCAGAAAGGCCGTGAGATCAAAATATATGAGCCTGTACAAAAACTCATCGTAGTGGTTCCAGGTACAAAGAACGTCGATAGATCATCTATCATGGGTATGTTGAAAAAATACCTGGGTCTTTTCATGGGTGCAGTATTTGCAGCTACAGGCATAGAATTCCTAGCGCGCCGGATAGGTCTGTCTCCTTCGACAAATAATTATCCTGCATCCCTTGAAAAGGCTGCAATGAAATCAGGTGAATATGGTACATCTTTCAATGAAAGTCTTCATCCACGTATCGGAGTGGCAGATCAGGCAAATATAGCAGATGAGACCTCTCCTATGCTATCGACAATGATCTCTAATGATAGTTCAGAAGCTACTATCGCGGGCTCTGGTCAGGCTGTTAATGCTCCTCAGGTGATTCCTTCGGAAGGCCTGACAACATATATGAATACAACAGAATCGAACACAACAGATCTTAATTCAAATATAATACCTGTACAATCTCCGCCAGTCGAAGATGCAACAGTTCTCACAGGTACAAGTTCTGGTCTCATCCCGCCTGACCTTCTGGCTCATGTGAGTATTTGGTTCTTTTTTGGATGTCTATTTGTAATAATATTTATGCTGATGAGGGAAGTATATTATAGAAAAAAGGTTGTATGA
- a CDS encoding isocitrate/isopropylmalate dehydrogenase family protein, with translation MTQYKIPVIPGDGIGPEIVAEGKKVIDAAGEKFGFDVEWVEFPQGADHYLETGELISLDTLKELSSYPVIYLGSIGDPRIAPGVLEKGILLAARFYFDQYVNLRPIKLLEGVWTPVKDKTPKDIDFTVVRENTEDFYIGIGGKAKKGVSKNLLEVERNLYSAKFDLDIETDSEEIAYQIGMISKEGTRRVIKYAFDLALKKKKHVSSVDKANVLSDIYGFWRQEFQDIASGYPEITTDFNYVDAITMWFVKNPEWFDVVVTPNMFGDIITDLGAMIQGGLGLAPGGNINPEGTSMFEPIHGSAPKYKGQNKVNPIATIWAGSLMLEQLGEGEAADAIVAAIEKNILDSKVKTYDMGGTSTTSDVGDDIARIVSSI, from the coding sequence ATGACACAATACAAGATTCCAGTTATACCCGGTGATGGTATCGGACCAGAGATAGTTGCTGAAGGGAAGAAGGTCATAGATGCGGCCGGCGAAAAATTCGGGTTCGATGTTGAATGGGTAGAATTCCCTCAAGGCGCTGATCACTACCTTGAAACCGGGGAATTGATCTCCCTTGATACGCTCAAGGAACTATCCAGCTACCCCGTAATATACCTTGGTTCTATCGGAGATCCGCGGATAGCCCCAGGAGTGCTGGAAAAAGGAATTCTTCTGGCAGCAAGGTTCTATTTTGATCAGTACGTGAACCTAAGACCCATAAAATTACTAGAGGGTGTGTGGACGCCTGTAAAAGACAAGACTCCTAAAGACATAGATTTTACTGTTGTAAGAGAGAACACTGAAGATTTCTACATAGGCATTGGTGGAAAAGCTAAAAAGGGAGTAAGTAAGAACCTACTCGAGGTTGAAAGGAATCTTTATTCTGCCAAGTTCGACCTTGACATTGAAACTGACAGTGAGGAGATCGCTTATCAGATAGGTATGATCTCAAAAGAAGGAACACGCAGAGTGATCAAATATGCTTTTGATCTGGCTTTGAAGAAAAAGAAACACGTATCATCTGTGGACAAGGCGAATGTACTTTCCGATATATATGGTTTTTGGAGGCAGGAGTTCCAGGACATAGCCTCTGGATATCCAGAAATTACAACTGATTTCAACTATGTGGATGCTATTACCATGTGGTTTGTTAAAAATCCGGAATGGTTCGATGTAGTTGTCACTCCTAACATGTTTGGTGATATTATAACGGACCTTGGTGCAATGATACAAGGCGGTCTTGGACTTGCTCCTGGAGGAAACATCAACCCAGAAGGCACAAGTATGTTTGAACCTATACATGGTTCTGCGCCAAAGTACAAGGGACAAAACAAGGTAAACCCGATAGCTACGATCTGGGCAGGTTCCCTCATGCTGGAGCAGCTGGGAGAAGGAGAGGCTGCTGATGCAATAGTTGCTGCTATTGAAAAGAACATCCTTGACAGTAAGGTAAAGACCTACGATATGGGTGGTACATCAACCACATCTGACGTAGGTGACGATATTGCAAGAATAGTTTCTTCAATTTAA
- a CDS encoding 3-isopropylmalate dehydratase small subunit: MKGKVWKFGDDIDTDAVIPGRYLIMNTPEELAAHAFEGVRAEFPKKVQENDIIVAGNNFGCGSSREHAPLALKGTKIGCVIAKSFARIFFRNAINIGVPLLECSEADRIDDGDILEVDLATGVIKNMTKNEQYQATPLPDFVRGIVDSGGLIEYAKKMVR; this comes from the coding sequence ATGAAAGGAAAAGTTTGGAAATTTGGGGATGATATCGATACCGATGCTGTGATCCCGGGCAGGTATCTCATAATGAACACACCTGAAGAACTTGCAGCACATGCTTTTGAGGGAGTGAGAGCTGAGTTCCCAAAGAAAGTGCAAGAAAATGATATAATCGTTGCAGGTAACAATTTTGGTTGTGGTTCTTCGAGAGAACATGCGCCTTTGGCACTCAAAGGAACAAAGATAGGTTGCGTTATAGCAAAATCTTTCGCACGCATATTTTTCAGAAATGCCATAAATATAGGGGTCCCACTTCTTGAATGTTCTGAAGCGGACAGGATAGATGACGGTGATATCCTGGAAGTGGACCTTGCCACAGGGGTCATAAAGAATATGACAAAGAACGAACAATATCAGGCAACCCCACTTCCGGATTTCGTAAGGGGAATTGTGGATTCCGGCGGGCTAATAGAGTATGCCAAAAAGATGGTCAGGTAA
- a CDS encoding TRM11 family SAM-dependent methyltransferase, translating to MLYALELSGEHDVLPVMEAYACMKIAGLEFKEYEVLDQCLVVDINGIRDEIESRLLHVAQRLAMSHHIIRVAGMCDTSANTILQMAENIDYSKHIDPGETFVVRARKIKHYCDFEREFIEGHVGGTIFRKRFRANLKTPDVKFRLIIGEKCIFGPVVASVDRSAYEKRLPHKKPFFYPGVLMPRVARALVNISGVKEGEILFDPFCGTAGILVEGAIIGAKVIGIEVRPMITSGAQMNLQAFGGHHDVIIGDACMVPLNDECVDAIVTDPPYGRSAAIKAESLHHLYDGAFREMYRLLKSEKLAVVVSEIDVSVFAIDAGFKIVCEYSQRVHRSLTRRITLLQKR from the coding sequence ATGCTATACGCTTTAGAACTTTCTGGAGAGCATGATGTCCTCCCGGTTATGGAAGCTTATGCCTGCATGAAAATTGCAGGGCTTGAGTTCAAGGAATACGAAGTTCTTGACCAATGTCTTGTCGTGGACATCAATGGCATACGGGATGAGATCGAATCTCGTTTGCTGCATGTAGCACAGAGACTTGCCATGTCGCACCATATAATAAGGGTTGCAGGTATGTGTGATACTTCTGCAAATACCATATTACAGATGGCAGAAAATATAGATTATTCAAAACATATTGACCCTGGTGAGACATTCGTGGTGCGTGCCCGGAAGATCAAGCATTATTGCGATTTTGAAAGAGAGTTCATAGAGGGACATGTTGGTGGCACTATATTCAGAAAAAGATTCCGGGCAAACCTAAAAACACCAGATGTGAAATTCAGGTTGATCATTGGAGAAAAATGTATCTTTGGACCTGTAGTGGCATCTGTGGACAGGAGTGCTTACGAAAAGAGATTACCCCACAAGAAACCCTTTTTCTACCCTGGTGTGCTCATGCCCCGGGTAGCAAGAGCTCTTGTGAATATATCAGGAGTTAAGGAAGGTGAGATATTGTTTGACCCCTTCTGTGGTACTGCTGGTATCCTGGTGGAAGGTGCCATAATAGGAGCAAAAGTGATTGGTATTGAAGTGCGCCCCATGATAACTTCAGGTGCACAGATGAACCTACAGGCTTTTGGCGGACACCATGATGTCATAATAGGAGATGCATGCATGGTTCCCCTTAATGACGAGTGTGTGGATGCTATAGTCACAGACCCTCCCTATGGCCGTTCTGCAGCCATTAAAGCCGAATCTCTGCACCATCTTTATGATGGTGCTTTCAGAGAAATGTACAGATTACTTAAAAGTGAGAAACTTGCTGTAGTGGTCTCTGAAATTGATGTAAGTGTGTTTGCAATAGATGCAGGATTCAAAATAGTTTGTGAATATAGCCAGAGAGTACATAGAAGCCTCACCAGAAGAATTACATTACTACAAAAAAGATGA
- a CDS encoding M48 family metallopeptidase — MNVQMATNIASSIKINDFDVPYELVRRKVKNPRLEFRNGSLKLVVPNGFKEHEKLLNKHKSWIFQRFIAYKQRHLFSSEIELNSARTKVQFQEYVDFLISYIGTELGVFPKKVTFRKMRTKWGSCSSKGNISLNTYLIFLPERLVDYVVFHEMVHLIEMNHGPRFKEIVRNRFHEHRILEKQLREYWPVIMDKYSIQ, encoded by the coding sequence TTGAATGTCCAGATGGCTACAAATATTGCTTCTTCCATCAAAATCAATGACTTCGATGTACCTTATGAGTTAGTACGGCGAAAAGTCAAAAATCCGAGGCTGGAATTTAGGAATGGTAGCCTCAAGCTAGTGGTACCTAATGGGTTTAAAGAACATGAAAAACTGCTAAATAAACACAAATCATGGATATTCCAGCGATTCATTGCTTACAAACAGAGGCATCTGTTTTCTTCGGAGATAGAACTTAATTCTGCAAGGACCAAAGTTCAATTCCAGGAATATGTTGATTTTTTGATCTCCTATATAGGTACTGAACTTGGTGTCTTCCCGAAGAAGGTGACATTCAGGAAGATGCGCACTAAATGGGGAAGCTGTAGTTCAAAAGGGAACATCAGTCTGAACACTTATTTGATCTTCTTGCCTGAAAGGCTGGTGGACTATGTTGTGTTCCATGAGATGGTCCATCTAATAGAAATGAATCACGGACCCAGGTTTAAGGAAATTGTACGTAATAGGTTCCACGAGCATAGGATTCTTGAAAAACAGCTGCGTGAATACTGGCCCGTTATCATGGATAAGTATTCTATTCAATGA
- the truA gene encoding tRNA pseudouridine(38-40) synthase TruA, whose translation MRVALKIAYVGTGYHGSQIQSDVATIEGELFNALKELDIIDDPKTASFQSSGRTDAGVHARGQVVAFNTDKPNLSIPRVINSKLPNSIWAWAHAEVPYDFDPRRDANSRVYRYIMSGEQYDISRIRSASKILAGEHDFSNFCSKDEDKSTVRDVKRIDVRVSGALTKIDIEANSFLWNMVRKIVTALTMVGSLIRDEAWLKQMLEPESYEEGLEPAQSYGLTLMEVKYPMPIQWVYDSYSLRRASEKVQEYLVRHRVMAEVMQELVPKD comes from the coding sequence ATGAGGGTTGCACTTAAGATCGCATATGTGGGAACAGGTTATCACGGATCTCAGATCCAGTCAGATGTTGCCACCATTGAGGGTGAGCTCTTCAACGCCTTAAAAGAGCTGGACATAATAGATGATCCAAAGACAGCATCTTTCCAGAGCTCCGGAAGAACAGATGCGGGAGTACATGCAAGAGGGCAGGTTGTAGCTTTCAATACTGATAAGCCTAACCTTTCGATCCCAAGGGTCATTAATTCTAAACTACCTAACTCTATATGGGCATGGGCACACGCAGAAGTTCCTTATGACTTTGATCCAAGAAGAGATGCAAACAGCAGGGTGTACAGGTATATCATGAGTGGAGAGCAATATGATATATCCAGGATAAGGTCTGCTTCAAAGATATTGGCTGGAGAGCATGATTTTTCAAATTTTTGCAGCAAAGACGAGGATAAAAGTACAGTCAGAGATGTAAAAAGAATAGATGTCAGGGTAAGTGGAGCCCTTACAAAGATTGACATAGAGGCAAATAGTTTTCTTTGGAACATGGTGCGTAAAATTGTCACCGCTCTTACAATGGTGGGAAGCCTTATCAGAGATGAGGCGTGGCTAAAGCAGATGCTTGAACCTGAATCATATGAAGAGGGATTGGAACCAGCTCAATCTTATGGTCTTACTCTTATGGAAGTAAAATATCCGATGCCTATACAGTGGGTATATGATTCTTATTCACTACGCAGAGCTTCTGAAAAGGTACAGGAATATCTTGTGAGGCATCGTGTGATGGCAGAGGTCATGCAAGAACTAGTGCCAAAAGATTGA
- a CDS encoding tetratricopeptide repeat protein has protein sequence MLVNMKYVIPVLVFTAVFCVGCIGTDDSKEFTKKGNELFEEEKYSESIEAFDKAIELNPQNADAWAGKGMALSETGKNEEAIQAYDKAIQLKPNNVKFWSEKGIALRKMGRYEEAIQAYDKAIELDPLDGFAWYNKGIALFHIKKYEEAIQAYDEATELEPRFAMAWYNKGYVLYYTKRYEEAIQAFDKATGINKKDAKAWNYKGVSYIELGMNYEAMEALNNAIGLDPQYSTALSNKGYLLNQMRRYEEAIRVCDQAIEIEPQDAKAWNYKGYALNEMGKNEEAIQAFDKAIQLDPLDAEIWYYKGTALYEMKEYEKALENLNKATEINPQYAEAWNDKGRAHYNINEYENAIQAFDKVIELEPQNDAAWDSKGNSLRRMAEYDEAIQAYDKAIELNPQNSWTWMHKGYTLYGMGKLEEAEQVFDKVIELNPENSDAWYSKGNTLRRMGKIDESIQAYDKAIELNPDYAVAWYNRAIALDQAGKGTEAAASYSRAKELGYEGN, from the coding sequence ATGTTAGTGAATATGAAATATGTGATCCCGGTTTTAGTATTTACTGCAGTTTTCTGTGTGGGGTGTATTGGAACCGATGATTCGAAAGAGTTTACCAAGAAAGGTAATGAACTTTTTGAAGAGGAGAAATATTCCGAATCAATTGAGGCATTTGATAAAGCTATAGAATTAAACCCTCAAAACGCAGATGCCTGGGCCGGTAAAGGCATGGCACTTTCTGAGACTGGAAAGAATGAAGAAGCGATACAGGCATATGATAAAGCCATACAACTTAAGCCCAATAATGTAAAATTCTGGAGCGAGAAGGGAATTGCTCTTCGGAAGATGGGGAGATATGAGGAAGCTATACAAGCTTATGACAAGGCAATAGAACTGGACCCACTGGATGGCTTTGCCTGGTACAATAAAGGCATTGCATTGTTCCATATAAAAAAATATGAAGAAGCAATACAAGCATATGATGAAGCCACAGAACTGGAACCACGGTTCGCCATGGCCTGGTATAACAAGGGGTATGTCCTCTATTATACAAAAAGATATGAAGAAGCTATACAAGCATTTGACAAAGCCACCGGAATAAACAAAAAGGATGCAAAGGCTTGGAATTATAAAGGTGTTTCTTACATTGAGCTTGGTATGAATTACGAAGCAATGGAGGCATTGAACAATGCTATAGGGCTTGACCCCCAGTACAGTACAGCCCTGAGTAACAAAGGTTATCTCTTAAATCAAATGAGAAGATACGAGGAAGCTATCCGGGTATGCGACCAAGCCATAGAAATCGAGCCACAGGATGCGAAAGCCTGGAATTACAAAGGTTATGCTCTTAATGAGATGGGAAAAAACGAAGAAGCAATACAGGCATTTGATAAAGCTATCCAGCTAGATCCACTGGATGCAGAAATATGGTATTACAAAGGTACTGCCCTTTATGAGATGAAGGAATACGAAAAAGCACTGGAGAACCTTAATAAAGCCACGGAGATCAATCCACAGTATGCAGAAGCCTGGAATGATAAAGGCAGGGCACATTATAATATAAATGAGTATGAAAATGCAATTCAGGCATTTGATAAAGTCATAGAGCTCGAGCCGCAGAACGATGCAGCCTGGGATAGTAAAGGTAATTCACTGCGCAGGATGGCCGAATATGATGAAGCAATACAGGCATACGATAAAGCTATAGAACTGAATCCACAGAATAGCTGGACCTGGATGCACAAAGGTTATACACTATATGGGATGGGAAAACTAGAGGAAGCAGAGCAAGTATTCGACAAGGTAATAGAACTGAATCCTGAGAATTCTGATGCGTGGTACAGCAAGGGGAATACACTTCGAAGGATGGGAAAAATTGACGAGTCGATACAAGCATACGATAAGGCCATCGAATTGAATCCTGATTATGCCGTAGCATGGTATAATAGAGCCATCGCACTTGACCAAGCTGGAAAAGGTACTGAGGCTGCTGCATCCTATAGCAGGGCCAAGGAATTAGGATATGAAGGAAATTGA
- a CDS encoding formate--phosphoribosylaminoimidazolecarboxamide ligase, which yields MIEKNQIMRILETYDLDKLAIATVCSHSSLQIFDGARKEGFKTIGICVKKPPKFYDAFPKAKPDEFIVVDSYQDIPSIAEQLVMKNAIVVPHGSFVEYLGTDKFTDFPVPTFGNRKVLEWESDRNKEREWLEGAGIHMPKLVKPEDIDGPVMVKYHGAKGGRGFFIAKNYEEFLENVDKTLKYNIQEFIVGTRYYLHFFYSPLKTEGYTISTGVLEMLSMDRRVESNADEIFRLGSPRELEDAGIHPTYVVTGNVPLVARESLLPLIFELGERVVEESLELFDGMIGPFCLETVFTDKLEIKVFEISARIVAGTNLYPSGSPYSDLIEPGLSTGRRIAQEISLARKMKQLDKILS from the coding sequence ATGATCGAAAAAAACCAAATCATGAGAATACTCGAAACCTATGATCTGGATAAACTTGCAATTGCAACTGTATGCTCTCATTCGAGCCTTCAGATATTTGACGGTGCAAGGAAGGAAGGTTTCAAGACCATTGGCATCTGCGTTAAAAAACCTCCTAAGTTTTATGATGCTTTTCCTAAAGCAAAGCCTGATGAGTTCATAGTAGTAGATAGCTATCAAGACATTCCGTCCATAGCGGAACAACTTGTAATGAAAAATGCTATTGTTGTGCCACATGGCTCTTTTGTTGAATACCTGGGTACCGACAAATTCACTGATTTTCCAGTACCTACTTTTGGTAACAGGAAAGTACTTGAATGGGAATCTGACAGGAACAAGGAAAGAGAATGGCTGGAAGGTGCAGGAATCCACATGCCAAAATTGGTGAAACCTGAAGATATCGATGGACCTGTTATGGTAAAATACCATGGTGCTAAAGGAGGGCGTGGGTTTTTTATTGCCAAGAATTACGAAGAGTTCCTTGAGAATGTCGACAAGACTCTTAAATACAATATCCAGGAATTTATAGTGGGTACAAGGTATTATCTTCATTTCTTCTATTCACCCCTGAAAACAGAAGGCTATACAATAAGCACTGGTGTGCTGGAAATGCTAAGTATGGACAGACGCGTAGAATCTAATGCTGACGAGATCTTCAGGTTGGGTTCCCCCAGAGAACTGGAAGATGCAGGGATCCACCCCACATACGTTGTCACTGGAAACGTACCGCTTGTTGCAAGAGAATCGTTGCTCCCGCTTATATTTGAACTTGGTGAGAGAGTTGTGGAAGAATCCCTGGAACTGTTCGATGGTATGATAGGTCCCTTCTGCCTTGAGACAGTGTTCACCGATAAACTTGAGATCAAGGTCTTTGAAATATCAGCCCGCATAGTTGCAGGTACAAATCTTTATCCTTCAGGCTCCCCGTATTCAGACTTAATAGAACCTGGTCTTTCAACAGGAAGACGGATAGCGCAGGAAATTTCCCTTGCCCGGAAGATGAAACAACTGGATAAGATTTTATCTTGA
- a CDS encoding B12-binding domain-containing protein, with amino-acid sequence MLKNDVKKTKDNILFGIKKAIRECDEKAVKSSVKEGIQAGIDPVILADEGCIAAMREIGDMFEADEILIVQVLAASAAMKAGMDILSPEIEKMHGELKHHDKAVIGAQKEGESSIKRSILEIMLMVNDFDVVELTDNESIVDFIEKDSTFSDILSDCKEQLDEVIHAHPEAAILQVCEVSEGI; translated from the coding sequence GTGCTAAAAAATGATGTGAAAAAAACAAAAGACAATATCCTTTTCGGGATAAAAAAGGCTATCCGGGAATGCGATGAAAAAGCAGTTAAATCATCTGTAAAGGAAGGTATACAAGCAGGTATAGATCCTGTGATACTTGCTGATGAAGGATGTATAGCAGCCATGAGAGAAATTGGAGATATGTTCGAGGCTGATGAAATATTAATTGTCCAGGTGCTTGCTGCATCCGCAGCCATGAAAGCTGGAATGGACATCCTTTCTCCGGAAATTGAAAAAATGCATGGTGAGCTTAAACACCATGATAAAGCTGTCATAGGCGCACAAAAGGAGGGTGAGAGTTCAATAAAGAGGTCTATACTGGAAATAATGTTGATGGTAAATGATTTTGATGTTGTAGAACTCACAGATAATGAATCTATAGTAGACTTCATTGAGAAGGACAGTACTTTTTCTGACATACTCTCTGACTGCAAAGAGCAGCTTGATGAAGTGATACATGCCCACCCAGAAGCTGCAATATTGCAAGTCTGCGAGGTTTCTGAAGGAATTTAG
- a CDS encoding ATP-binding protein, producing the protein MNAISNTVEAGVAKNRYVLGRRSGGEQGLLNLGRYLALDGSAASHVGLDALGPHCILICGKRGYGKSYTMGTLVEEISLLPQHIRNNIASLVIDTMGIFWTMEKANEPQKILLNQWSLNPNKINIKLFVPSGSIKKYDEQQIEALPYSIPISSMDGYSWCQLFSIDEVSPLGVLFIRVIAELRSMHERFSFDTIMDMVMEDERADNVTKSAAENYIRNASSWGVFTEEGVHVKDLVGRGCTTVLDVSTLRDHDVRAAVVGQISKEIYYKRLEARRSEERMAMGCAQDNTGMPMIWMFIDEAHLFVPTGRKTLASDILINEWLRQGRQPGLSLILATQRPSALDPEVASQSDILICHRLTAAEDINALESFRPSYMKENIGDSIRKIGMEQGIAFILDDTTEAAHVIKMRPRLSWHGGNEPSALGHKNQ; encoded by the coding sequence ATGAATGCTATATCCAATACTGTTGAAGCGGGAGTTGCCAAAAACCGTTATGTTCTTGGCAGAAGAAGTGGTGGGGAACAGGGTCTTCTTAACCTTGGGAGATATCTTGCACTTGACGGCTCAGCTGCATCGCATGTAGGATTGGATGCACTTGGACCTCATTGCATTTTGATCTGTGGTAAAAGAGGATATGGAAAGTCCTATACAATGGGTACCCTTGTAGAAGAGATATCATTACTCCCTCAACATATAAGAAATAATATTGCTTCTCTTGTGATAGATACTATGGGTATCTTCTGGACAATGGAAAAAGCTAATGAGCCACAGAAAATCTTATTAAACCAATGGTCTCTGAACCCAAACAAAATAAACATAAAATTATTCGTGCCTTCTGGAAGTATAAAAAAGTATGATGAACAACAGATAGAGGCACTTCCATATTCTATACCCATTTCCTCAATGGATGGGTATTCATGGTGTCAGCTGTTCAGCATCGATGAAGTTTCTCCTCTGGGAGTGCTTTTTATCAGAGTAATTGCAGAACTCAGATCAATGCATGAAAGATTTTCCTTCGATACGATAATGGACATGGTGATGGAAGACGAAAGAGCTGACAATGTAACTAAGAGTGCTGCTGAAAACTACATCAGAAATGCATCTTCATGGGGCGTTTTCACTGAAGAAGGAGTGCATGTGAAAGACCTCGTGGGTAGGGGGTGCACAACAGTGCTCGATGTTAGCACTCTTAGAGATCATGATGTAAGAGCAGCTGTTGTTGGGCAGATCAGCAAGGAAATTTATTATAAGCGTCTTGAGGCACGCAGATCAGAGGAACGCATGGCAATGGGATGTGCACAAGACAATACAGGCATGCCTATGATATGGATGTTCATAGACGAGGCTCATCTTTTTGTACCCACTGGGAGAAAGACACTTGCTTCAGACATACTTATCAATGAATGGCTCAGACAGGGTAGACAGCCCGGTCTTTCATTAATACTTGCCACACAACGTCCTTCAGCCCTTGATCCTGAAGTCGCTTCACAGTCTGATATACTGATATGCCACCGTCTGACAGCAGCTGAAGATATCAATGCCCTTGAATCTTTCAGACCGAGCTATATGAAAGAGAATATTGGAGATTCCATCCGGAAAATAGGAATGGAGCAGGGAATAGCATTTATACTTGACGACACCACAGAAGCTGCTCATGTGATAAAGATGCGTCCACGACTTAGCTGGCATGGAGGAAATGAACCCAGTGCATTGGGCCATAAAAATCAATAA
- a CDS encoding ABC transporter ATP-binding protein, which produces MVEQVLEVENLCKTYIQGKIPVTALHDVTFTVSQGELVAIMGPSGSGKSTLMALVGCLEKPTSGKVVIRGIDVTSVLDSELPRIRREMIGFVFQHYNLLPALSALGNVELAMRFSGITKKERLKRAEDLLQRLGLEKRLHHRPNELSGGEQQRVSIARAIANDPSIILADEPTGEVDSTTRDKIVKIFEELRVQGQTIIIVTHDPEVAKHCDRVIHIMDGTLSH; this is translated from the coding sequence ATGGTTGAACAAGTACTCGAGGTAGAAAACCTTTGCAAGACATACATACAGGGGAAGATCCCGGTAACTGCGCTCCATGACGTCACTTTCACCGTCAGCCAGGGAGAACTTGTTGCTATAATGGGGCCAAGTGGCTCAGGGAAGTCTACTTTGATGGCTCTTGTGGGCTGTCTTGAAAAACCTACTAGTGGTAAAGTGGTGATAAGGGGTATTGATGTCACTTCTGTGCTTGATAGCGAATTGCCAAGGATAAGGCGGGAAATGATAGGTTTTGTATTCCAGCATTATAATCTGCTACCTGCATTATCAGCTCTTGGGAACGTTGAACTTGCTATGCGGTTCTCTGGAATTACTAAAAAAGAGAGGCTAAAACGGGCAGAAGACCTGCTTCAGAGATTAGGGTTAGAAAAACGTCTGCATCATAGGCCGAATGAACTTTCCGGAGGGGAACAGCAAAGAGTGTCCATCGCAAGGGCTATTGCAAACGATCCCTCGATAATTCTCGCAGATGAACCTACGGGAGAGGTCGATAGCACCACAAGGGATAAAATTGTAAAGATATTCGAAGAATTAAGGGTACAGGGGCAAACGATAATAATTGTCACCCATGACCCAGAAGTTGCAAAGCACTGTGACAGAGTTATCCATATAATGGACGGCACTCTGTCACACTAG